One segment of Proteus appendicitidis DNA contains the following:
- a CDS encoding DksA/TraR family C4-type zinc finger protein, which translates to MASGWANDNAVQEQIDATIDDAIAKARNQMAQGESAEFCDECGEPISLARQKAVPGVRYCLNCQEAIDKKRNTFSGYNRRGSKDSQLR; encoded by the coding sequence ATGGCAAGTGGATGGGCTAATGATAATGCTGTTCAAGAGCAAATCGATGCCACCATTGATGATGCAATTGCAAAAGCTCGCAATCAAATGGCACAAGGTGAAAGTGCAGAGTTTTGTGATGAATGTGGTGAACCAATCTCTCTGGCTCGGCAAAAGGCGGTTCCTGGCGTACGCTATTGTTTAAATTGCCAAGAGGCAATTGATAAAAAGAGGAATACCTTTAGTGGGTATAATCGCCGTGGTAGTAAAGATAGCCAACTCAGATAA
- a CDS encoding ROK family transcriptional regulator — protein sequence MTPNVPNTLRQMNASLVLNVIRHQGPLSRAQIAKVSGITKATVSEIINDLLEEKIVYESGVSSPAGQGRKGILVNFDPQHSLGVSIDLGGTKIAYAVFNLDAELLYEYQEPTFDTDDREYFITQFAQSIENVIEKSGVDRQKINVIGVATPGIIDIKNGVVLEGSPNLPQWDNLPLAQQLTEKLNVPVVLENDIRAALVGEMWKGRCRHTHSCALIGIGTGLGSALLIDGKVIRGANNAAGEIGYMMFAREHLFRNWRNKGCFESFCSGSGLSERMASLKGENLSAIEIIQASQQGDPLAQSLVEEMADYLAIGIMNLVAIANLEKVVLTGGITRSADIFLPRVQANLDRHLFANTKVNIELSELWEKGPLYGIAILALATVYPSIQFMPEIQLR from the coding sequence GTGACACCGAACGTACCCAATACATTACGGCAAATGAATGCCTCGCTTGTATTAAATGTCATTCGTCATCAAGGTCCTTTGTCACGGGCTCAGATAGCCAAAGTTAGCGGGATTACAAAAGCGACGGTGTCTGAAATTATTAACGATCTCCTTGAAGAAAAAATCGTTTATGAAAGCGGAGTCAGTTCGCCAGCAGGACAAGGCAGAAAAGGTATTTTAGTTAACTTCGATCCTCAACACAGTTTAGGCGTCAGCATTGATTTAGGTGGAACCAAGATAGCTTATGCGGTTTTTAACTTAGATGCTGAATTGTTGTATGAATATCAAGAGCCTACCTTTGATACTGACGATCGTGAGTACTTTATTACGCAATTTGCACAAAGTATTGAAAATGTGATCGAAAAAAGCGGCGTAGACCGTCAAAAGATCAATGTTATCGGTGTCGCCACACCAGGGATCATCGATATCAAAAATGGTGTTGTGCTAGAAGGCTCCCCTAACTTACCTCAATGGGATAACTTACCTTTAGCACAACAGCTTACAGAAAAACTCAATGTACCCGTTGTACTCGAAAATGATATTCGTGCCGCACTTGTGGGTGAAATGTGGAAAGGCCGCTGCCGTCATACGCACAGTTGTGCGTTGATTGGTATCGGCACTGGATTAGGCTCCGCCTTGCTAATAGATGGAAAAGTTATCCGTGGCGCAAACAATGCTGCGGGTGAAATCGGCTATATGATGTTTGCCCGTGAGCATCTTTTTCGTAATTGGCGCAATAAAGGATGCTTTGAGAGTTTCTGCTCCGGTTCAGGTTTAAGTGAGCGAATGGCGAGCTTGAAAGGGGAAAACTTGAGTGCGATTGAGATTATTCAAGCCTCACAACAAGGTGATCCGCTTGCTCAATCCTTAGTTGAGGAAATGGCAGATTATCTTGCTATCGGCATTATGAATTTAGTCGCCATTGCAAATCTGGAAAAAGTGGTATTAACAGGCGGGATCACCCGTTCTGCTGACATCTTTTTACCGCGTGTTCAGGCAAATCTAGATAGACATTTATTTGCTAACACCAAAGTGAATATCGAGCTTTCTGAATTATGGGAAAAAGGCCCGCTTTATGGCATTGCTATTCTTGCCTTAGCCACGGTTTATCCATCAATTCAATTTATGCCCGAGATCCAATTGAGATAA
- a CDS encoding MFS transporter yields MAKQQKWKVFFLLFVTMFLLGGIQNTKGLILEQVQHDISLNMSQVGSLITFFQIGFLVASLLTGYFTDKKGLKVMMFIGSLMMAVGLTGTSLAFNVMLFFGFYLVIGLGIGSMLVSIVTVIPTFYKEKAGMMFNVSNAMFGVGMIVTPLILQYLFSHSISWRTFYVGVAVIVAVIILVLSTLKIESSAQVDMKFSDFLELLTQKSLLLVILFITLYVAAEAAFLNFFPIFYTSMDIGSMSNAQKAETAAYVISSFAFLFTIGRFIGGFINLALGDRKTLILFSLFSLIAIIVSRIFVQDVVYLFMVFGFALSVLFPTAAAVATKLTSKSGSVMGLIYVASGLGGALAGSLIGQVSESYNVSVGFNLIIVFVALFFIISLFIREQKQ; encoded by the coding sequence ATGGCTAAACAACAAAAATGGAAAGTTTTTTTCCTTCTGTTTGTCACGATGTTTTTACTCGGTGGCATTCAAAATACAAAAGGGCTTATTCTCGAACAAGTTCAACATGATATTTCATTAAATATGAGCCAAGTTGGCTCCTTAATTACCTTTTTCCAAATCGGCTTTTTAGTCGCCAGTTTATTAACGGGCTATTTTACCGATAAGAAAGGGTTAAAAGTCATGATGTTTATTGGCTCCTTAATGATGGCGGTCGGTTTAACAGGAACCAGCCTTGCTTTCAATGTGATGCTATTTTTTGGCTTTTATCTGGTGATTGGTTTAGGGATTGGCTCGATGCTTGTCTCTATCGTGACAGTTATTCCGACGTTCTATAAAGAGAAAGCAGGGATGATGTTTAACGTCTCTAACGCCATGTTTGGTGTAGGGATGATTGTTACCCCACTTATTTTACAATATCTATTTTCACACTCTATTTCATGGCGTACTTTTTATGTGGGTGTTGCCGTTATTGTTGCGGTGATTATTTTAGTATTAAGTACCTTAAAAATAGAAAGTAGCGCACAAGTCGATATGAAATTCAGTGACTTTTTAGAGTTACTGACACAAAAATCACTGTTACTGGTTATTCTATTTATCACTTTATATGTTGCAGCCGAAGCCGCATTTTTAAATTTCTTCCCTATTTTCTATACCTCGATGGATATTGGAAGTATGAGTAATGCGCAAAAAGCAGAAACAGCGGCTTATGTTATTTCTAGTTTTGCTTTCTTATTTACCATCGGTCGTTTTATTGGTGGCTTTATTAACCTTGCATTGGGTGATCGTAAAACGCTTATTCTGTTCTCACTGTTTTCTCTGATAGCCATTATTGTGAGCCGTATTTTTGTGCAAGACGTGGTTTATCTGTTTATGGTGTTTGGTTTTGCATTATCTGTTTTATTTCCAACAGCCGCAGCGGTTGCTACAAAATTAACCAGCAAAAGTGGCTCTGTGATGGGATTGATTTATGTCGCTTCAGGATTGGGCGGTGCCTTAGCGGGTTCATTAATCGGTCAGGTTTCAGAAAGCTATAATGTTTCTGTTGGCTTTAACCTCATTATCGTATTCGTCGCCCTCTTCTTTATCATTTCTCTGTTTATTAGAGAACAAAAACAATAA